In Odontesthes bonariensis isolate fOdoBon6 chromosome 6, fOdoBon6.hap1, whole genome shotgun sequence, one genomic interval encodes:
- the ift81 gene encoding intraflagellar transport protein 81 homolog, with translation MSEQLKFIVEQLNRDPFKKNFNLITFDSLEPMQLLQILNDVLAEIDPKQAIDIREEMPEQTVKRMCSLLGMLKYKPPGNLSDVSSFRQGLVTGSKPVIHPILHWLLQRVPELKKRAYLARFLAKLEVPAEFLQDDIINDTYHQYEELVEGFKTYHKECEQLRTSGFSTAEIRRDISAMEEEKDQLIKRVEKLKKRVESVSNHQRMLDQARQLRVEKEREESLSHQKQEQKNQLFQAEQRLLRSQQQLKDLRQAAADANPESLMKRLEEEIKINSYMVSEKLPKDLEGMRRRVQYLQKVASEPAMGQADLQELEDKIKQVDSKINQLIEKKMMRNDPIDDKLTLYRQQASIIIRKKESKAEELQEAREELAASEQELKQRSSQTQSAHGEEVIRGDELKRLVGKLRSKGTTYKKKRQEMAELKAEYGVVQRTEEILKQRHETVQQKLQTMEAEKGISGYSDTQEELERVSAIKSELDEKKGRTLDDMSEMVKKLNSMIVEKKSALAPIIKELRSLRQRREELNQDYEEKKTQYESCAAGLESNRSKLEQEVKTLRDETAQKENRYHYINSMSEIIEMQMQRAAEEMKAYVSSDPQERKKAIREVYMKNIAEQELLGKKLREEQKMVRESHSANMEQMKMWRDLEQLMECKKQCFIKAQNQVSIGQIIQEGGEDRLVL, from the exons ATGAGCGAACAGCTGAAATTCATCGTTGAACAACTTAACAGGGACCCATTTAAGAAAAATTTCAACCTCATCACGTTTGACTCTTTGGAACCAATGCAGCTACTGCAGATCTTAAACGATGTTCTGGCAGAAATAGACCCAAAG CAAGCCATAGACATTCGTGAAGAAATGCCTGAGCAAACTGTCAAGAGGATGTGCTCCCTGCTCGGGATGCTGAAATACAAACCTCCTGGTAACCTCTCTGATGT GAGCAGCTTTCGACAGGGTCTGGTTACTGGCAGCAAACCAGTGATTCACCCAATCCTCCACTGGCTGCTGCAGAGAGTCCCTGAGCTTAAGAAGAGGGCTTACCTGGCACGTTTTCTAGCGAAGCTTGAGGTGCCTGCTGAGTTTTTGCAGGATGATATCATCAATGACACCTATCATCAG TATGAAGAGCTGGTGGAAGGATTTAAGACGTATCACAAGGAGTGTGAACAACTGAGGACGTCAGGCTTCTCCACGGCAGAAATCAGAAGG GACATCAGTGCcatggaggaagagaaagacCAATTAATCAAGCGTGTAGAGAAGTTGAAGAAGAGG GTGGAGTCAGTGTCCAACCATCAGAGGATGTTAGACCAGGCCAGGCAGCTGCGAGTGGAAAAGGAGAGAGAGGAGTCCCTGTCTCACCAGAAGCAAGAACAGAAGAATCAG cTGTTCCAAGCAGAGCAGAGACTGCTGAGGTCGCAGCAGCAGTTGAAGGATTTGCGACAAGCTGCAGCAGATGCCAACCCAGAGA GCCTAATGAAGAGACTGGAAGAGGAGATCAAGATCAACTCTTACATGGTCTCGGAGAAACTCCCCAAAGACCTGGAGGGCATGAGGCGTAGGGTGCAGTACCTGCAGAAAGTGGCTTCAGAGCCTGCGATGGGCCAGGCTGACCTCCAGGAGCTGGAGGACAAG ATTAAACAAGTCGACTCTAAGATAAACCAGCTGATTGAGAAGAAGATGATGAGAAATGATCCCATCGATGACAAACTGACCCTCTATAGGCAGCAG GCCTCCATTATCATTCGAAAGAAGGAGTCAAAGGCAGAGGAGCTGCAGGAAGCGAGGGAGGAGCTGGCGGCCTcagagcaggagctgaagcagaggAGCAGCCAGACACAATCCGCACACGGGGAAGAAGTCATCCGTGGTGACGAG CTGAAACGTTTGGTGGGGAAGTTGCGCAGCAAGGGAACCACATACAAGAAGAAACGTCAGGAAATGGCAGAGTTGAAAGCAGAATATGGAGTCGTGCAACGGACAGAGGAGATCCTCAAACAGAGACACGAGACCGTCCAACAGAAACTG caaACCATGGAAGCTGAGAAGGGCATCTCTGGCTACAGTGATACTCAAGAAGAGCTGGAGAGGGTGTCTGCCATCAAGAGCGAGCTGGATGAGAAGAAGGGCCGCACTCTGGATGACATGTCTGAAAtg GTAAAGAAACTGAACTCAATGATAGTGGAGAAGAAGTCAGCTCTGGCACCGATCATAAAAGAGCTGAGGTCGCTGAGACAGCGGCGTGAG GAGCTAAATCAAGACTATGAGGAAAAGAAGACGCAATATGAAAGCTGTGCCGCTGGTTTGGAGAGCAACAGATCAAAATTGGAGCAG GAGGTAAAAACACTGAGGGACGAGACAGCACAGAAGGAAAACCGATACCATTATATCAACTCCATGTCAGAG ATCATTGAGATGCAAATGCAGCGGGCGGCCGAGGAGATGAAGGCCTACGTGTCCTCTGATCCGCAGGAGAGGAAGAAGGCCATCAG GGAAGTGTACATGAAGAACATCGCAGAACAGGAGTTACTTGGCAAG AAGTTACGCGAGGAGCAGAAGATGGTGAGGGAAAGCCACAGCGCCAACATGGAGCAGATGAAGATGTGGCGTGACCTGGAGCAGCTGATGGAGTGCAAGAAGCAGTGCTTTATAAAGGCACAGAACCAGGTTTCTATCGGTCAGATCATTCAGGAGGGAGGGGAGGACAGGCTGGTGCTGTGA